A section of the Neofelis nebulosa isolate mNeoNeb1 chromosome 12, mNeoNeb1.pri, whole genome shotgun sequence genome encodes:
- the AK1 gene encoding adenylate kinase isoenzyme 1 isoform X2 translates to MEEKLKKTKIIFVVGGPGSGKGTQCEKIVQKYGYTHLSTGDLLRAEVSSGSARGKMLSEIMEKGQLVPLETVLDMLRDAMVAKVDTSKGFLIDGYPREVQQGEEFERKIGQPTLLLYVDAGPETMTQRLLKRGETSGRVDDNEETIKKRLETYYKATEPVIAFYEKRGIVRKVNAEGSVDNVFSQVCTHLDALK, encoded by the exons ATGGAAG AGAAGCTGAAGAAAACCAAGATCATCTTTGTGGTGG GAGGGCCCGGCTCGGGGAAGGGCACCCAGTGTGAGAAGATTGTCCAGAAGTACGGCTACACCCACCTCTCCACCGGGGACCTCCTGCGGGCTGAGGTCAGCTCGGGCTCGGCCAGGGGCAAGATGCTGTCGGAAATCATGGAGAAGGGACAGCTGGTGCCACTG GAGACAGTGTTGGACATGCTCCGAGATGCCATGGTGGCCAAGGTAGATACTTCCAAAGGCTTCCTGATCGATGGCTACCCTCGGGAAGTACAGCAGGGAGAGGAGTTTGAGCGGAAG ATCGGACAGCCCACGCTGCTGCTGTATGTGGACGCAGgccctgagaccatgacccagCGGCTCCTGAAGCGCGGAGAGACCAGCGGGCGTGTGGATGACAATGAGGAGACCATCAAGAAGCGACTAGAGACCTACTACAAGGCCACGGAACCTGTCATCGCCTTTTATGAGAAACGTGGCATCGTACGCAAG GTCAATGCCGAAGGCTCCGTGGACAATGTCTTCTCCCAAGTCTGCACCCACCTGGATGCCCTCAAGTAG
- the ST6GALNAC6 gene encoding alpha-N-acetylgalactosaminide alpha-2,6-sialyltransferase 6 isoform X1: MACPRPLSQCDPTSLPPGPPAGRRPLPLSRRRREMSSSKEQRSAVFVILFALITVLIVYSSNSASEVFHYGSLRGRTRRPVNLKTWSISDGYVPILGNKTLPSRCHQCVIVTSSSHLLGTKLGPEIERAECTIRMNDAPTTGYSADVGNKTTFRVVAHSSVFRVLRRPQEFVNRTPETAFIFWGPPNKMQKPQGSLVRVIQRAGLVFPNMEAYAVSPGRMRQFDDLFRGETGKDREKSHSWLSTGWFTMVIAVELCDHVHVYGMVPPDYCSQRPRLQRMPYHYYEPKGPDECVTYIQNEHSRKGNHHRFITEKRVFSSWAQLYGITFSHPSWT; the protein is encoded by the exons atGGCTTGTCCGAGGCCCCTCAGCCA GTGTGACCCCACATCCCTGCCCCCTGGGCCACCTGCAGGACGCcggcccctgcccctcagcagACGCCGGAGAGAGATGAGTAGCAGCAAA gagcagcggTCAGCAGTGTTCGTGATCCTCTTTGCCCTCATCACCGTCCTCATCGTCTACAGCTCCAACAGTGCCAGTGAGGTCTTCCATTATGGCTCCCTGCGAGGCCGCACCCGCAGGCCTGTCAACCTCAAGACATGGAGCATCAGCGACGGCTACGTCCCAATTCTTGGCAACAAG ACGCTGCCCTCCCGGTGCCACCAGTGTGTGATTGTCACCAGCTCTAGCCACCTGCTGGGAACCAAGCTGGGCCCTGAGATCGAGCGAGCCGAGTGCACAATCCGCATGAACGACGCGCCCACCACAGGCTACTCAGCCGACGTAGGCAACAAGACCACATTCCGTGTGGTAGCCCATTCCAGCGTATTCCGTGTGCTGCGGAGGCCCCAGGAATTCGTCAACCGGACCCCCGAAACTGCGTTCATCTTTTGGGGCCCCCCAAACAAGATGCAGAAGCCCCAGGGCAGCCTTGTGCGTGTCATCCAGCGGGCAGGCCTGGTGTTCCCCAACATGGAGGCCTATGCCGTCTCTCCCGGCCGCATGCGCCAATTTGACGACCTCTTCCGGGGTGAGACGGGCAAGGACAG GGAAAAGTCCCATTCGTGGTTGAGCACCGGCTGGTTCACCATGGTGATTGCAGTGGAGTTGTGTGACCACGTGCACGTCTATGGCATGGTCCCCCCTGACTACTGCAg ccAGCGGCCCCGTCTGCAACGCATGCCCTACCACTACTATGAGCCCAAGGGACCGGATGAGTGTGTCACCTACATCCAGAATGAGCACAGCCGCAAGGGCAACCACCACCGCTTCATCACGGAGAAGAGGGTCTTCTCATCCTGGGCCCAGCTGTATGGAATCACTTTCTCCCACCCCTCGTGGACCTAG
- the ST6GALNAC6 gene encoding alpha-N-acetylgalactosaminide alpha-2,6-sialyltransferase 6 isoform X3 has protein sequence MACPRPLSQCDPTSLPPGPPAGRRPLPLSRRRREMSSSKEQRSAVFVILFALITVLIVYSSNSASEVFHYGSLRGRTRRPVNLKTWSISDGYVPILGNKTLPSRCHQCVIVTSSSHLLGTKLGPEIERAECTIRMNDAPTTGYSADVGNKTTFRVVAHSSVFRVLRRPQEFVNRTPETAFIFWGPPNKMQKPQGSLVRVIQRAGLVFPNMEAYAVSPGRMRQFDDLFRGETGKDREKSHSWLSTGWFTMVIAVELCDHVHVYGMVPPDYCR, from the exons atGGCTTGTCCGAGGCCCCTCAGCCA GTGTGACCCCACATCCCTGCCCCCTGGGCCACCTGCAGGACGCcggcccctgcccctcagcagACGCCGGAGAGAGATGAGTAGCAGCAAA gagcagcggTCAGCAGTGTTCGTGATCCTCTTTGCCCTCATCACCGTCCTCATCGTCTACAGCTCCAACAGTGCCAGTGAGGTCTTCCATTATGGCTCCCTGCGAGGCCGCACCCGCAGGCCTGTCAACCTCAAGACATGGAGCATCAGCGACGGCTACGTCCCAATTCTTGGCAACAAG ACGCTGCCCTCCCGGTGCCACCAGTGTGTGATTGTCACCAGCTCTAGCCACCTGCTGGGAACCAAGCTGGGCCCTGAGATCGAGCGAGCCGAGTGCACAATCCGCATGAACGACGCGCCCACCACAGGCTACTCAGCCGACGTAGGCAACAAGACCACATTCCGTGTGGTAGCCCATTCCAGCGTATTCCGTGTGCTGCGGAGGCCCCAGGAATTCGTCAACCGGACCCCCGAAACTGCGTTCATCTTTTGGGGCCCCCCAAACAAGATGCAGAAGCCCCAGGGCAGCCTTGTGCGTGTCATCCAGCGGGCAGGCCTGGTGTTCCCCAACATGGAGGCCTATGCCGTCTCTCCCGGCCGCATGCGCCAATTTGACGACCTCTTCCGGGGTGAGACGGGCAAGGACAG GGAAAAGTCCCATTCGTGGTTGAGCACCGGCTGGTTCACCATGGTGATTGCAGTGGAGTTGTGTGACCACGTGCACGTCTATGGCATGGTCCCCCCTGACTACTGCAg atga
- the ST6GALNAC6 gene encoding alpha-N-acetylgalactosaminide alpha-2,6-sialyltransferase 6 isoform X2, giving the protein MSSSKEQRSAVFVILFALITVLIVYSSNSASEVFHYGSLRGRTRRPVNLKTWSISDGYVPILGNKTLPSRCHQCVIVTSSSHLLGTKLGPEIERAECTIRMNDAPTTGYSADVGNKTTFRVVAHSSVFRVLRRPQEFVNRTPETAFIFWGPPNKMQKPQGSLVRVIQRAGLVFPNMEAYAVSPGRMRQFDDLFRGETGKDREKSHSWLSTGWFTMVIAVELCDHVHVYGMVPPDYCSQRPRLQRMPYHYYEPKGPDECVTYIQNEHSRKGNHHRFITEKRVFSSWAQLYGITFSHPSWT; this is encoded by the exons ATGAGTAGCAGCAAA gagcagcggTCAGCAGTGTTCGTGATCCTCTTTGCCCTCATCACCGTCCTCATCGTCTACAGCTCCAACAGTGCCAGTGAGGTCTTCCATTATGGCTCCCTGCGAGGCCGCACCCGCAGGCCTGTCAACCTCAAGACATGGAGCATCAGCGACGGCTACGTCCCAATTCTTGGCAACAAG ACGCTGCCCTCCCGGTGCCACCAGTGTGTGATTGTCACCAGCTCTAGCCACCTGCTGGGAACCAAGCTGGGCCCTGAGATCGAGCGAGCCGAGTGCACAATCCGCATGAACGACGCGCCCACCACAGGCTACTCAGCCGACGTAGGCAACAAGACCACATTCCGTGTGGTAGCCCATTCCAGCGTATTCCGTGTGCTGCGGAGGCCCCAGGAATTCGTCAACCGGACCCCCGAAACTGCGTTCATCTTTTGGGGCCCCCCAAACAAGATGCAGAAGCCCCAGGGCAGCCTTGTGCGTGTCATCCAGCGGGCAGGCCTGGTGTTCCCCAACATGGAGGCCTATGCCGTCTCTCCCGGCCGCATGCGCCAATTTGACGACCTCTTCCGGGGTGAGACGGGCAAGGACAG GGAAAAGTCCCATTCGTGGTTGAGCACCGGCTGGTTCACCATGGTGATTGCAGTGGAGTTGTGTGACCACGTGCACGTCTATGGCATGGTCCCCCCTGACTACTGCAg ccAGCGGCCCCGTCTGCAACGCATGCCCTACCACTACTATGAGCCCAAGGGACCGGATGAGTGTGTCACCTACATCCAGAATGAGCACAGCCGCAAGGGCAACCACCACCGCTTCATCACGGAGAAGAGGGTCTTCTCATCCTGGGCCCAGCTGTATGGAATCACTTTCTCCCACCCCTCGTGGACCTAG
- the AK1 gene encoding adenylate kinase isoenzyme 1 isoform X1, translating to MGRPGVWEGKGRGHSRTGTMGACCVRNLHNTEDCKAREKLKKTKIIFVVGGPGSGKGTQCEKIVQKYGYTHLSTGDLLRAEVSSGSARGKMLSEIMEKGQLVPLETVLDMLRDAMVAKVDTSKGFLIDGYPREVQQGEEFERKIGQPTLLLYVDAGPETMTQRLLKRGETSGRVDDNEETIKKRLETYYKATEPVIAFYEKRGIVRKVNAEGSVDNVFSQVCTHLDALK from the exons ATGGGCAGGCCCGGGGTCTGGGAGGGAAAGGGTAGGGGACACAGCAGAACGGGAACCATGGGGGCCTGCTGCGTGAGAAACCTCCACAACACGGAAGACTGTAAGGCCAGAG AGAAGCTGAAGAAAACCAAGATCATCTTTGTGGTGG GAGGGCCCGGCTCGGGGAAGGGCACCCAGTGTGAGAAGATTGTCCAGAAGTACGGCTACACCCACCTCTCCACCGGGGACCTCCTGCGGGCTGAGGTCAGCTCGGGCTCGGCCAGGGGCAAGATGCTGTCGGAAATCATGGAGAAGGGACAGCTGGTGCCACTG GAGACAGTGTTGGACATGCTCCGAGATGCCATGGTGGCCAAGGTAGATACTTCCAAAGGCTTCCTGATCGATGGCTACCCTCGGGAAGTACAGCAGGGAGAGGAGTTTGAGCGGAAG ATCGGACAGCCCACGCTGCTGCTGTATGTGGACGCAGgccctgagaccatgacccagCGGCTCCTGAAGCGCGGAGAGACCAGCGGGCGTGTGGATGACAATGAGGAGACCATCAAGAAGCGACTAGAGACCTACTACAAGGCCACGGAACCTGTCATCGCCTTTTATGAGAAACGTGGCATCGTACGCAAG GTCAATGCCGAAGGCTCCGTGGACAATGTCTTCTCCCAAGTCTGCACCCACCTGGATGCCCTCAAGTAG